A single Glycine soja cultivar W05 chromosome 14, ASM419377v2, whole genome shotgun sequence DNA region contains:
- the LOC114384081 gene encoding protein MEI2-like 6 — MSTACSPLQVILLQTCIMLSQYPYDYLLNPNAQLYNSTPSNQVFYDPRFISQYYVPPSFGFYPNFPFHAPITYDQNVKTDKAWASVRGRKLPAESNARALRNRAQAVPFPNTIQEAETYSITTVMIRNIPNQFKFEDLLLILDEHCFQQNKSAEDTKAWSKFDFVYLPMDYRKHAIEKRMSNLGYAFVNFTTPTAAFKFYSEFQGFEWDVTKNKKICEINVAQHQGKANLKRIFQAKVFKCESRDFLPVLYSRGRDGLNRRIKRNYVGKHVWGLPRRTLGTSSFNPNDV, encoded by the exons ATGAGTACAGCATGTTCGCCGCTTCAAGTCATTTTGCTCCAAACCTGCATCATGCTTTCTCAGTACCCTTATGACTACCTTCTCAACCCAAACGCCCAACTTTATAATTCGACACCCAGTAATCAAGTATTTTATGATCCTCGTTTTATCAGTCAGTACTACGTTCCTCCCAGCTTCGggttttatcctaattttccGTTTCACGCGCCAATTACCTATGATCAGAATGTGAAAACGGATAAAGCGTGGGCCAGCGTTAGAGGAAGGAAGCTTCCAGCTGAGAGTAATGCTAGGGCTCTTCGTAATCGAGCTCAAGCTGTTCCGTTTCCAAACACCATTCAAGAAGCTGAGACTTATTCCATCACCACCGTCATGATTCGCAATATCCCTAACCAATTCAA GTTTGAAGACTTGCTGCTCATACTGGACGAGCATTGCTTTCAACAGAACAAGAGCGCTGAGGATACCAAGGCTTGGTCCAAGTTTGATTTCGTTTATTTGCCCATGGATTATAG GAAACACGCGATAGAGAAAAGGATGTCGAATTTGGGATACGCGTTTGTGAACTTCACCACTCCTACTGCAGCGTTCAAGTTCTACAGCGAGTTCCAAGGTTTCGAGTGGGATGTCACCAAAAACAAGAAGATATGTGAAATCAACGTGGCTCAGcatcag GGCAAAGCTAATCTGAAGAGGATTTTCCAGGCAAAGGTTTTCAAGTGCGAGAGCCGAGATTTTTTGCCTGTGCTATACTCACGAGGCCGTGATGGCTTGAACCGTCGAATCAAGAGAAATTATGTGGGAAAACATGTATGGGGTCTTCCACGAAGAACCCTAGGAACCTCTTCTTTTAACCCAAATGACGTGTGA